One window of the Amycolatopsis mediterranei genome contains the following:
- a CDS encoding arginine deiminase has translation MDSEVGPLRAVLLHRPGNELKRLTPRNNDQLLFDSIPWVGRAQAEHDAFAEVLRNRGVEVLLLADALRTALDDDRAHAAGVHAAVDDRRLGGDLADSLRSHLSSVDAAGLAEVLMAGMTFEELPSAEGASLVRMMNHPHDFAVDPLPNLLFTRDSSVWIADRVAISSLTMPARRRETAVLDLVYAYHPQFRHAARAYGAHSAPIEGGDVMLLAPGVLAIGVGERTTAAGAESLARSVFADGIAHTVLAVPIEQSRATMHLDTVCTMVDADAVVMYPLARDSLTAFTLRPTGDGGVKVAGPAPFLVAAAEAMEIDRLRVIDTGLDPVTAEREQWDDGNNTLALAPGVVVGYERNAETNERLEAAGIEVLPIAGSELGSGRGGPRCMSCPVRRDPL, from the coding sequence GTGGACAGCGAAGTCGGACCCCTGCGCGCGGTGCTGCTGCACCGGCCCGGCAACGAGCTCAAAAGGCTGACGCCCCGCAACAACGACCAGCTCCTGTTCGATTCGATCCCGTGGGTCGGCCGCGCCCAAGCCGAGCACGATGCGTTCGCCGAGGTGCTGCGCAACCGCGGCGTCGAGGTCCTGCTGCTGGCCGACGCGCTGCGGACGGCCCTGGACGACGACCGGGCGCACGCGGCGGGCGTGCACGCGGCGGTCGACGACCGGCGGCTCGGCGGGGACCTGGCCGACTCCCTGCGTTCGCACCTGTCGAGCGTCGACGCGGCCGGCCTCGCCGAGGTGCTGATGGCCGGGATGACGTTCGAGGAGCTGCCGTCGGCGGAGGGCGCGTCGCTGGTGCGGATGATGAACCACCCGCACGACTTCGCCGTCGATCCGCTGCCGAACCTGCTGTTCACCCGCGACTCGTCGGTGTGGATCGCCGACCGGGTGGCGATTTCGTCCCTGACCATGCCCGCACGCCGCCGCGAAACCGCGGTGCTCGACCTGGTCTACGCCTATCACCCGCAGTTCCGCCACGCGGCCCGCGCGTACGGCGCCCATTCCGCGCCGATCGAAGGCGGCGACGTGATGCTGCTGGCGCCGGGCGTGCTCGCCATCGGCGTCGGCGAGCGGACGACGGCGGCCGGCGCGGAGTCGCTCGCCCGGTCGGTGTTCGCCGACGGCATCGCGCACACCGTGCTGGCGGTGCCGATCGAGCAGTCCCGCGCGACCATGCACCTCGACACCGTGTGCACGATGGTCGACGCCGACGCGGTGGTGATGTACCCGCTCGCCCGCGACTCGCTGACGGCGTTCACGCTGCGCCCGACCGGCGACGGCGGGGTGAAGGTGGCCGGCCCGGCGCCGTTCCTGGTGGCCGCGGCCGAAGCGATGGAGATCGACCGGCTGCGCGTCATCGACACCGGGCTCGACCCCGTGACGGCCGAACGCGAGCAGTGGGACGACGGCAACAACACCCTCGCATTGGCGCCCGGCGTGGTCGTCGGCTACGAGCGGAACGCCGAGACGAACGAGCGGCTGGAAGCGGCGGGCATCGAGGTGCTGCCGATCGCGGGCTCCGAACTCGGCTCCGGCCGGGGCGGGCCGCGGTGCATGTCCTGCCCGGTCCGCCGCGAT